The Aeromonas encheleia genomic sequence TGACCACCTGATCGGTCACCTCGGCGCCATCCCACACCTCGTTGATCAGGGAGTCACGGCCAAATACGGTGCCGGCATTGCTCGCCAGGAACCGCAGCAAGTTGACCAGCCTGGGCTCAAGGTAGACCTCGCGATCGGGACGACACAGCATGTTGTCGTTGACGCTCAGGGTCCAGTCATGGATCTCAAAAACCGATTCGCTCATGATTCGCTCACTGCAGGGTGGACGGCGTCAGGGCCAGGGCAGGCGGCACTCCGCCGCCGGCAGGCTAAAGGCACCTGTGGGCCTGTCTGCGCTCGTCTCGTTGGTGTCTGGGGGCAATCCTTGCAGGGATTCCGATCCGGCAGATCGGAATCGGTCACTCTAAGTAAAATGGGAGATGGATCCCACTTTTTTTGATCGCTAATGGCCGCCGAGTTGATCAGACAGGGGGTTTTCGGCAGGCGCCGGGCCGGGGAAAAGGAATCTGGGCGATCTTCATACAGGACACAAATAACAAGACCCCTGCACATGGCAGGGGTCTTTGGGAGTCACTCGGAAAGGCTTTGGCTTAGCAGTAGCCGTATCCCAGCAGACGCTGGTAGCGCTGCTCCAGCAACTGGTCGCTGTCGAGCGGGCGCAAGGCCGCCAGGTCTTGTTTAATACGGGCCTTGAGGCGCTCGGCCATCAGCTCCACGTTGCGGTGGGCGCCGCCGAGGGGCTCTTCGACTATGTTGTCGATGAGCTTGAGCTCCTTCAGGCGCTGGGCCGTGATGCCCATGGCATCGGCGGCGACCGGCGCCTTGTCGGCGCTCTTCCACAGGATGGAGGCGCAACCTTCCGGCGAGATGACGGAGTAGGTGGAGTACTGCAGCATGTTGACCCGATCGCCGACGCCGATGGCCAGTGCGCCGCCGGAGCCGCCTTCACCGATCACGGTGCAGACCACAGGCACGGTCAGGCCGGCCATGACTTTCAGGTTGCGGGCGATGGCCTCGGACTGGCCACGCTCCTCGGCACCCACGCCGGGGTAGGCACCCGGGGTGTCGATGAAGGTGATGATCGGCATCTTGAAGCGCTCGGCCATCTCCATCAGACGCAGGGCCTTGCGGTACCCTTCCGGGCGCGGCATGCCGAAGTTGCGTCGGATCTTCTCCTTGGTCTCGCGACCCTTCTGCTGACCAATCACCATCACCGGCTCGCCGTCGAGACGGGCGATGCCACCGACGATGGCCTTGTCATCGGCGTAGGCGCGATCGCCGGCCAGCTCGTCGAAGTCGGTGAAGATCTGCTCGATGTAGTCGAGGGTGTAAGGGCGCTGGGGATGACGCGCCATCTGGGATACCTGCCAGGCCCCCAGATCGCCGAAGATCTTCTTGGTCAGCTCTTCGTTTTTCTTCTCCAGCCGACGGATATCTTCGCTCAGGTCCACGGCACTGTTGTGCTCACTCACATGGCGAAGTTCATCGATCTGAGCCTGCAATTCGGCGATCGGCTGTTCAAAATCCAGAAAAAGACTCATAGGGACTATAGATCCTCTAATCAAAAACCAATTCAACCCGCTCTCGTCCAAGCAGGACTCGCAAGTCATCTATCAGTTGATCGGTGGGCGTCACCCGCCACTCGGTACCGAGCGTCAATCGCACCCGGGAGCCGGGGCGACGATAGTTTACCTGAACCGGACAGACTCCGGCACGGGCGGGCTCCAAAATCTCGCACAAACGCGGGAAAAAGCGCTCATCAATGCGTTGTTCATCGAGGGAAATGCGGATCGCCCTGGCGAAACGCTCCCTCGCATCGTTAATATCCAGCAATTCGCGGGCCGACATTTTAAGGCCACCGGAGAAGTCATCAAAGCTGACCTGTCCAGAAACCACTAAAATACGGTCTTTTTGCATCAATTCTTCGTATTTTTCCAGCGCTTCACTGAACAGGGTCACATCCAGACGGCCGGATCTGTCGTCCAGGGTGAAGATCCCCATCTTGTTGCCACGCTTGGTCACCATGCTGCGGGCGGCGATCACCAGCCCCGCCGCCGTGGTGATGGTGTCGCGGGAGGTGGGGTGCAGATCGCACAACCGCCCCGACGTATAACGACGCAGCTCGCTGCTGTACTGGTTGATGGGATGGCCGGTCAGATATAGACCGAGCGTCTCCCGCTCCCCTTCCAGCCAGACCTTGTCGGGCCAGTGCGGCACGTTGGCGAACGCCTTCTTGACGTCGTCGATCTCCTCGGTGAGCACCCCGAACATGTCGACCTGGCCCACCGCCTGCGCCTTGGCGTGCTGCTCGGCGGCGCGCATCGCCTCCTCCAGCGTGGCCATCAGCGCCGCCCGGTGCGGACCCAGTCGGTCCATGGCGCCGGAGAAGATCAGCTTCTCCATCACCCGCTTGTTGATCTTCTTGATGTCGACCCGGTTGCAGAAGTCGAACAGATCGCGGAAGGGACCCTCACTGTCTCGCGCCGCCAAGATGGCGTCGATGGGGCCCTCGCCGACCCCCTTCACCGCGCCTATGCCGTAGACGATATGGCCGTCCTCATTGACGCTGAACCGGTAGCGACCGGTGTTCACGTCCGGCGGTATCACGGTGAGCCCCATCCGCTGGCACTCGTCCACCAGCGTCACTATCTTGTCGGTGTTGTCCATGTCGGCGGTCATCACCGCCGCCATGAACTCGGCCGGGAAGTGGGTCTTGAGCCACAGCGTCTGGTAGGAAACCAGCGCATAGGCGGCGGAGTGCGACTTGTTGAAGCCGTAGCCCGCAAACTTCTCCACCAGATCGAAGATCTTGATCGCCAGCTCGCCGTCGACCCCGTTCTTGACCGCCCCTTCCTCGAAGCCGGAACGCTGCTTGGCCATCTCGGCAGGGTTTTTCTTGCCCATGGCCCGGCGCAGCATGTCAGCCCCACCCAGCGTATAGCCCGCCAGCACCTGGGCTATCTGCATCACCTGCTCCTGATAGAGGATGATGCCGTAGGTGGGTTCGAGTATGGGTTTGAGGCTCTCGTGCTGCCACTTCTCGTCCGGGTAGGAGATGGCTTCCTTACCGTGCTTGCGCTCGATGAAGTTGTCCACCATGCCGGACTGCAGCGGACCAGGGCGGAACAGCGCCACCAGGGCGATCATGTCTTCGAAGCAGTCGGGCTGCAGCCGCTTGATGAGATCCTTCATGCCGCGGGATTCCAGCTGGAACACCGCCGTGGTCTCGAAGCGCTGCAGCAGCGCGAACGACTTCTTGTCATCGATGGGGATGGCGGCGATGTCGATCGGCGGCTTGCCCTCCTTGGCGAGGCGCGGGTTGATCATGCCGAGCGCCCAGTCGATGATGGTCAGGGTGCGCAGCCCCAGGAAGTCGAACTTCACCAGGCCCGCGTACTCCACGTCGTTCTTGTCGAACTGGGTGACCGGGTGATGGCCGGAGTCATCGCAATAGAGCGGCGCGAAGTCGGTGATCTTGGTGGGGGCTATCACCACACCACCTGCGTGTTTGCCGGCGTTGCGCACCACCCCTTCCAGCCGGCGCGCCATGTCGATGAGATCCTTGACCTCCTCGTCCTGCTCGTACAGCTCAGGCAGCTTGGGCTCGACCTCGAACGCCTTGGCCAGCGTCATGCCCGGATCCGGTGGGATCAGCTTGGAGATGCGATCCACGAAGCCATAGGCGTGGCCCAGCACCCGGCCCACGTCCCGCACCACCGCCTTGGCCGCCATGCTGCCGAAGGTGATGATCTGGGAGACCGCCTCCCGGCCATACATCTCCGAGACGTGCTCGATCACCTCGTCCCGCCGGTCCATGCAGAAGTCGACGTCGAAGTCGGGCATGGAGACCCGCTCCGGGTTCAGGAATCGTTCGAACAGCAGATCAAATTCGAGGGGATCCAGATCGGTGATCTTGAGCGCATAGGCCACCAGCGACCCGGCCCCCGAGCCCCGGCCCGGGCCGACGGGGATGCCGTTGTCCTTGGACCACTGGATAAACTCCATCACGATGAGGAAGTAACCAGGGAAGCCCATCTGGTTGATCACCTTGAGCTCGATCTCCAGCCGCTCGTCGTACTCGACGCGCTTGGCGGCGCGCACCTCGGGATCCGGGAACAGGAAGGCCAGTCGGTCCTCCAGCCCCTCCCTGGACTTCATCACCAGGAAGTCTTCGGTGCTCATGTCACCGGTCGGGAAGTTCGGCAGGAAGTATTCACCGAGGCGAACCGTCACGTTGCAGCGCTTGGCGATCTCCACCGTGTTCTCCAGCGCCTCGGGGATGTCGGCGAACAGCTCGCACATCTCCTCCTGGCTGCGCAGGTATTGCTGCGGGCTGTAGCGGCGCGGGCGACGCTTGTCCATCAGGGTGTAGCCATCGTGGATGGCGACCCGGATCTCGTGGGCGTCGAAGTCCTCGGCGGAGAGGAACACCACCTCGTTGGTGGCCACCACCGGCAGCTCGAACTCGGTGGCGATGGCCACCGCCATGTGCAGGTAGACCTCTTCATCGGGTCGGCCGGTGCGCAGCAGCTCGAGGTAATAGGCGTCGGGGAAGTGGCGCTGGTAGAAGGCGAGGCTCTGCTCCACCATCTGCCGGTTGCCCTTGAGCATGAACTTGCCGAGATCCCCCTCCCGCCCGCCGGACAGCACTATCACGCCCTTGGCGTGTTCCGCGAGCCAGCTCTTGTCGATGACGGGGCGACCCTGCACATGACCGCGCTGATAGCCACGGGAGATGAGCAGGGTGATGTTCTGGTAACCGTCGTTGTCCATGGCGAGCAGGGTGAGGCGGAACTGCTCGTCGCCGAGCTCCTCGCTCTGCACCCAGAAATCCGCCCCGACGATGGGCTTGATGCCCTTGCCATGGGCCGAGCCATAGAAGCGCACCAGGCCGCACATGTTCATCTGGTCGGTCAGCGCCAGCGCCGGCATATCGTTGGCCGCCGCCGCCGAGGCGATGGGGCCTATCTTCTGCAGGCCATCGACCATGGAGAAGTCGGAGTGGACCCGCAGGTGGATGAAACGAGGTTCGGCCATGGTTATTCGATCCCCAGCGCCCGGCGCACCGGTTTGAAGCTCTTGCGATACTCGGGCAAGGGGCCGCGCTCGGCCAGGATGGCGAGGTGCTCCGCGGTCGGATAGCCCTTGTGGCGGGCGAAGCCGTAAGCGGGATGACGGCCGTCCAGCTCGGTCATCTCGGCGTCACGGGTCACCTTGGCGAGGATGGAGGCGGCGCTGATGGCGGCCACCAGGCTGTCGCCCTTGACCACGGCACGCGCCTCCATGGGCAGCGCCGGGCAGCGATTGCCATCGATGAAGACCAGCTCGGGCGTCATGGCCAGGCCCGCCACCGCGCGCTGCATCGCCAGCATGGTGGCGTGCAGTATGTTCAGCTCATCGATCTCATCCGGACTGGCCCGACCGATGGACCAGGCCAGCGCCTTGGCCTTGATC encodes the following:
- the accA gene encoding acetyl-CoA carboxylase carboxyl transferase subunit alpha: MSLFLDFEQPIAELQAQIDELRHVSEHNSAVDLSEDIRRLEKKNEELTKKIFGDLGAWQVSQMARHPQRPYTLDYIEQIFTDFDELAGDRAYADDKAIVGGIARLDGEPVMVIGQQKGRETKEKIRRNFGMPRPEGYRKALRLMEMAERFKMPIITFIDTPGAYPGVGAEERGQSEAIARNLKVMAGLTVPVVCTVIGEGGSGGALAIGVGDRVNMLQYSTYSVISPEGCASILWKSADKAPVAADAMGITAQRLKELKLIDNIVEEPLGGAHRNVELMAERLKARIKQDLAALRPLDSDQLLEQRYQRLLGYGYC
- the dnaE gene encoding DNA polymerase III subunit alpha, which encodes MAEPRFIHLRVHSDFSMVDGLQKIGPIASAAAANDMPALALTDQMNMCGLVRFYGSAHGKGIKPIVGADFWVQSEELGDEQFRLTLLAMDNDGYQNITLLISRGYQRGHVQGRPVIDKSWLAEHAKGVIVLSGGREGDLGKFMLKGNRQMVEQSLAFYQRHFPDAYYLELLRTGRPDEEVYLHMAVAIATEFELPVVATNEVVFLSAEDFDAHEIRVAIHDGYTLMDKRRPRRYSPQQYLRSQEEMCELFADIPEALENTVEIAKRCNVTVRLGEYFLPNFPTGDMSTEDFLVMKSREGLEDRLAFLFPDPEVRAAKRVEYDERLEIELKVINQMGFPGYFLIVMEFIQWSKDNGIPVGPGRGSGAGSLVAYALKITDLDPLEFDLLFERFLNPERVSMPDFDVDFCMDRRDEVIEHVSEMYGREAVSQIITFGSMAAKAVVRDVGRVLGHAYGFVDRISKLIPPDPGMTLAKAFEVEPKLPELYEQDEEVKDLIDMARRLEGVVRNAGKHAGGVVIAPTKITDFAPLYCDDSGHHPVTQFDKNDVEYAGLVKFDFLGLRTLTIIDWALGMINPRLAKEGKPPIDIAAIPIDDKKSFALLQRFETTAVFQLESRGMKDLIKRLQPDCFEDMIALVALFRPGPLQSGMVDNFIERKHGKEAISYPDEKWQHESLKPILEPTYGIILYQEQVMQIAQVLAGYTLGGADMLRRAMGKKNPAEMAKQRSGFEEGAVKNGVDGELAIKIFDLVEKFAGYGFNKSHSAAYALVSYQTLWLKTHFPAEFMAAVMTADMDNTDKIVTLVDECQRMGLTVIPPDVNTGRYRFSVNEDGHIVYGIGAVKGVGEGPIDAILAARDSEGPFRDLFDFCNRVDIKKINKRVMEKLIFSGAMDRLGPHRAALMATLEEAMRAAEQHAKAQAVGQVDMFGVLTEEIDDVKKAFANVPHWPDKVWLEGERETLGLYLTGHPINQYSSELRRYTSGRLCDLHPTSRDTITTAAGLVIAARSMVTKRGNKMGIFTLDDRSGRLDVTLFSEALEKYEELMQKDRILVVSGQVSFDDFSGGLKMSARELLDINDARERFARAIRISLDEQRIDERFFPRLCEILEPARAGVCPVQVNYRRPGSRVRLTLGTEWRVTPTDQLIDDLRVLLGRERVELVFD
- the rnhB gene encoding ribonuclease HII, coding for MTIEIPQDKLVAGVDEVGRGPLVGDVVTAAVILDPANPIQGLADSKKLSEKKRLALFDEIKAKALAWSIGRASPDEIDELNILHATMLAMQRAVAGLAMTPELVFIDGNRCPALPMEARAVVKGDSLVAAISAASILAKVTRDAEMTELDGRHPAYGFARHKGYPTAEHLAILAERGPLPEYRKSFKPVRRALGIE